The proteins below come from a single Archangium lipolyticum genomic window:
- a CDS encoding ArsB/NhaD family transporter, producing MALAIFLFTYVFIAGIRLPYPKLDRPGGALVGAVLMVVAGIVAPAEVFNYSSDPARHAVDMDTLVLLLGMMLLADYLSQAAFFRAAGAWALRKAHTPRLLLVAVACISAFLSAFLVNDTICLMLTPLVLVVVEQARLPPIPYLLAVCMASNSGSVATFTGNPQNMLIQGASQLPYAQFAAYMALPAVLSTAVVVVSLLYFFRKELSHERFELHPPPPPVDRPLLGLTLVTLLGVVAAFFAGLPMSWSALTGAAVVMTLARRHPRQAIERVDYVLLLFFACLFVVVYGVNKAGWADDIYRVFSPFMSGPPWRETLGFAGLTLVASNLFSNVPFVMLARAWVPTLHDPVLGWHVLALGSTLAGNLTLVGSVANLIVFEAARGKADISFFGYLRVGLPVTLISFVLGLAVLLAEHALF from the coding sequence GTGGCCCTCGCCATCTTCCTGTTCACCTACGTCTTCATCGCGGGCATCCGCCTTCCTTATCCGAAGCTGGACCGTCCCGGAGGCGCGCTCGTGGGCGCGGTCCTCATGGTGGTGGCTGGCATCGTCGCCCCCGCCGAGGTCTTCAACTACAGCTCCGACCCCGCCCGGCACGCCGTGGACATGGACACGCTCGTGCTCCTGCTGGGGATGATGCTGCTCGCGGACTACCTCTCGCAGGCCGCCTTCTTCCGAGCGGCCGGCGCCTGGGCCCTGCGCAAGGCGCATACGCCCCGGTTGCTGCTGGTGGCCGTGGCCTGCATCAGCGCCTTCCTGTCCGCCTTCCTCGTCAACGACACCATCTGCCTGATGCTCACGCCGCTCGTGCTGGTGGTCGTCGAGCAGGCGCGGCTGCCGCCCATCCCGTACCTGCTGGCCGTGTGCATGGCCTCCAACTCGGGCTCGGTGGCCACCTTCACGGGCAACCCGCAGAACATGCTCATCCAGGGCGCCTCGCAGCTGCCCTATGCGCAGTTCGCCGCCTACATGGCGCTGCCGGCCGTGCTCTCCACCGCCGTGGTCGTCGTGTCGCTCCTCTACTTCTTCCGCAAGGAGCTGTCCCACGAGCGCTTCGAGCTGCACCCGCCCCCGCCACCGGTGGACCGGCCGCTGCTGGGGCTCACGCTCGTCACGCTCCTGGGGGTGGTCGCCGCCTTCTTCGCCGGCCTGCCCATGAGCTGGAGCGCCCTCACGGGCGCGGCGGTGGTGATGACCCTGGCCCGCCGCCACCCGCGCCAGGCCATCGAGCGCGTGGACTACGTGCTGCTGCTCTTCTTCGCCTGCCTGTTCGTCGTGGTCTATGGCGTCAACAAGGCCGGCTGGGCCGATGACATCTACCGCGTCTTCTCGCCCTTCATGTCGGGGCCGCCCTGGCGCGAGACGCTCGGCTTCGCGGGGCTCACGCTGGTGGCCTCCAACCTCTTCAGCAACGTGCCCTTCGTCATGCTGGCGCGAGCCTGGGTGCCCACGCTGCATGATCCGGTGCTCGGCTGGCACGTGCTGGCGCTCGGCTCCACCCTGGCCGGCAACCTCACCCTGGTGGGCAGCGTCGCCAACCTCATCGTCTTCGAGGCCGCGCGCGGCAAGGCCGACATCAGCTTCTTCGGCTACCTGCGCGTCGGACTCCCTGTCACGCTCATCAGCTTCGTGCTGGGACTCGCGGTCCTGCTCGCCGAGCACGCGCTGTTCTAG
- a CDS encoding DUF1156 domain-containing protein, protein MNNVSLYGPKRLIEVDLPIRKISEHARREKSIRHGHISTLHIWWARRPLAACRAVILAALWPDPADPNCPAEFLREAASRMRSLRDRRGGPVRDWSDPSELRSALLDFIADFANWDLSNEKDYLETSQALVEVAHRTLGGPGARPLVVDPFAGGGTIPLEALRVGADAFASDLNPVAVLMNRVSLEFIPKNRERLAEAVRKWGRWVNETAAKELASLYPPHPDGSKPIAYLWARTIKCEGPACGADVPLLRSLWLARKGNRSVAIRLVKSRFGNSVDFEVVEGARAGAVGSGTVARGSATCPLCDYTTRVERVRLQLRERHGGTQDARLYCTVVKTPAGSTEYRAPTPGDIRAVEESRERLAALRRSGVDFGAQELPPDGALGFRVQKYGITRWREVFTHRQMLMLSTYASIIRKLEISDDPDLTIAGRAILGLTISKMANFTSSLCAWRNVRSCVRNTFGSQTLSMVWDFGEMNPYAGSAGDFSEGLDYLDRFIAHTLSGVRHEGSARQADASSIPLPDDAASLFFTDPPYYDAIPYAHLSGYFATWLEAIGVLPNELDGATTSGQECIVDPGLGKNAAFFERKMGDCLHDGRRVAHPQSLGVVVFAHKSTAGWEAQLQAMLDAGWVVTASWPIDTERAGRLRAIESAALASSVHLVCRPREDKDGSVRADDVGDWRAILQELPRRIHEWLPRLAEEGIVGADAIFACLGPALEVFSRYARVEKVSGEVVPLREYLEHVWAAVSREALSMIFDAAETAGLEEDARLTAMWLWTLAAPGASSADADEGLNEEEDDSDDEEEKSGSPSSSGFVLDFDAARKIAQGLGARLEELSHVVEVKGDKARLLAVHERTKHLFGKAEGVPRVKKAAKKKQMTLFGELESAAEAQGWGEVGAPKAGTTTLDRVHQAMLLFGAGRGEALKRFLVEEGVGKQSQFWKLAQSLSALYPSGTDEKRWVDGVLARKKGLGF, encoded by the coding sequence ATGAACAACGTATCTTTGTATGGACCGAAGCGGCTGATCGAGGTCGACCTGCCGATCCGCAAGATCTCGGAGCACGCACGGCGCGAGAAGTCGATCCGTCACGGCCACATCTCGACGCTGCATATCTGGTGGGCTCGGCGTCCGCTTGCAGCATGTCGCGCAGTCATCTTGGCGGCACTATGGCCCGATCCTGCGGACCCTAATTGCCCGGCAGAGTTTCTGCGCGAGGCCGCCTCACGAATGAGGTCGCTACGAGACCGTAGAGGCGGTCCGGTCCGCGACTGGAGTGACCCGTCGGAGCTCAGAAGCGCCCTGCTCGACTTCATCGCTGACTTTGCTAACTGGGACCTGTCGAACGAAAAGGACTACCTTGAGACCAGCCAGGCGCTGGTGGAGGTGGCGCACAGGACCCTCGGTGGCCCTGGAGCACGTCCTCTAGTCGTTGATCCGTTTGCTGGAGGTGGAACTATCCCACTCGAAGCACTTCGTGTTGGAGCGGACGCGTTTGCGTCCGACCTCAATCCTGTCGCAGTGCTCATGAACCGGGTCAGCCTGGAATTCATCCCAAAGAACCGCGAGCGTCTCGCCGAGGCAGTACGTAAGTGGGGGCGGTGGGTGAACGAGACGGCGGCCAAGGAACTGGCGTCGCTGTATCCGCCACATCCCGATGGATCCAAACCGATTGCCTACCTCTGGGCGCGGACCATCAAGTGCGAAGGCCCAGCGTGCGGTGCAGATGTTCCTCTACTCAGGTCCCTCTGGCTCGCTAGGAAGGGGAATCGTTCGGTCGCTATTCGGCTCGTCAAGAGCCGCTTCGGCAATAGCGTTGATTTCGAAGTAGTCGAAGGTGCGCGAGCGGGTGCTGTTGGCAGTGGCACCGTCGCTCGGGGGTCGGCCACGTGCCCTTTGTGTGATTACACTACCAGAGTTGAACGTGTGCGCCTTCAGTTGCGCGAGCGGCACGGAGGGACGCAGGACGCTCGGCTCTACTGTACCGTCGTGAAGACTCCTGCCGGCTCAACCGAGTACCGAGCGCCGACTCCAGGCGATATCAGGGCTGTTGAGGAGAGCCGGGAGCGACTTGCCGCTTTGCGACGTTCGGGAGTCGATTTCGGAGCACAGGAACTGCCTCCCGACGGTGCTCTCGGTTTTCGTGTTCAAAAGTACGGCATCACGCGGTGGCGCGAAGTCTTCACCCACCGGCAGATGCTCATGTTGTCCACGTACGCATCAATCATTCGGAAGCTTGAGATCAGCGATGACCCCGATTTAACCATCGCTGGACGGGCCATCCTCGGACTCACGATTTCGAAGATGGCCAACTTCACCAGCAGTCTCTGCGCTTGGCGAAATGTTCGGAGTTGCGTCCGCAACACCTTCGGTTCGCAGACGCTGTCGATGGTCTGGGACTTTGGCGAGATGAATCCGTACGCTGGCAGTGCGGGAGACTTCAGCGAAGGTCTTGACTATCTCGACAGGTTCATAGCTCACACGCTCAGTGGCGTTCGTCATGAGGGGTCGGCGAGGCAGGCCGATGCATCTTCAATTCCGTTGCCCGATGATGCCGCGTCACTCTTTTTCACGGATCCGCCGTACTACGACGCGATTCCTTACGCTCACCTGTCCGGTTACTTCGCGACTTGGTTGGAGGCCATCGGCGTGCTGCCGAACGAGCTTGACGGCGCGACTACGAGTGGTCAGGAGTGCATAGTCGACCCAGGACTCGGGAAGAACGCGGCATTCTTTGAGCGCAAGATGGGCGACTGCCTTCATGATGGCCGTAGGGTCGCGCATCCGCAATCATTGGGCGTCGTGGTGTTCGCGCACAAATCGACCGCAGGTTGGGAGGCGCAACTTCAGGCGATGTTGGACGCTGGATGGGTTGTCACAGCTTCGTGGCCGATCGACACGGAGCGTGCGGGGCGACTTCGTGCCATCGAGTCGGCCGCTCTGGCCTCTTCGGTTCATCTCGTTTGCAGACCACGGGAGGACAAGGACGGTAGCGTTCGAGCGGATGATGTTGGGGATTGGCGGGCGATCCTTCAGGAACTCCCTCGCCGAATTCACGAGTGGCTGCCGCGACTCGCGGAGGAAGGTATTGTTGGCGCCGATGCCATCTTCGCGTGCCTCGGGCCCGCATTGGAGGTGTTCTCGCGATACGCTCGCGTCGAGAAGGTATCGGGTGAGGTAGTTCCGCTTCGCGAATACCTTGAGCACGTCTGGGCAGCAGTTTCCCGCGAGGCGCTGTCAATGATCTTCGACGCTGCCGAGACAGCGGGCCTCGAAGAAGACGCGCGACTCACCGCGATGTGGCTCTGGACGCTCGCAGCGCCCGGAGCCTCATCAGCCGATGCCGACGAGGGACTCAACGAGGAAGAGGACGACTCTGATGACGAGGAGGAGAAGAGCGGTTCCCCATCTTCGTCAGGGTTCGTGCTCGACTTCGATGCTGCACGGAAGATCGCGCAAGGACTGGGAGCCCGACTTGAGGAGCTTTCCCATGTCGTCGAGGTGAAAGGTGACAAGGCTCGTCTGCTAGCCGTTCACGAACGAACGAAGCACCTCTTCGGCAAGGCTGAAGGTGTTCCCAGGGTGAAGAAAGCCGCCAAGAAGAAACAGATGACCCTATTCGGCGAACTTGAGTCGGCCGCCGAGGCACAGGGTTGGGGCGAGGTCGGTGCGCCGAAGGCCGGTACCACGACGCTCGATCGCGTTCACCAAGCGATGCTTCTCTTCGGTGCCGGACGCGGCGAAGCGCTGAAGCGGTTCCTTGTCGAGGAAGGCGTCGGCAAGCAGTCCCAGTTCTGGAAGCTCGCGCAGTCGCTCTCCGCTCTCTACCCAAGCGGCACGGACGAGAAGCGGTGGGTCGATGGCGTGCTCGCACGAAAGAAGGGGCTTGGCTTCTGA
- a CDS encoding ATP-binding protein codes for MAMKPWYKIVTPREDLRDGKPLDASEFAVHLDHVRDGRAPAVYQNPAEFFERTFLTKNLRELSAQVVRRLSGVKVETSAIFNLSTQFGGGKTHSLTLLFHLAQNGDAAKSWKGVSGILQDAGVTSVPKAATAIFVGTEFDSISGRGGNDGTPLRKTPWGEIAFQLGGEEGFKLVEQHEKELTAPGGDVIERMLPKGKPTLILFDELMNYVSRSRKIGLAAQLYAFLHNLSEVARARDNVVLAVSIPASELEMTAEDQSDFERFKKLLDRLGKAVIMSAEAETSEIIRRRLFEWQGLPKEAIATVEEYEAWLLANKQQLPSWFPVENAREALKASYPFHPSLLSVFERKWQGLPRFQQTRGVLRLLALWVSKAYSEGYKGAHKDPLISLGTAPLEDPLFRAALFEQLGEARLEPAVTTDIAGKDHAHALRLDTEATPELKKARLHRKVATTILFESNGGQQRGEATLPEVRLAVAEPALDIGSVEQCLEALTDSCYFLAAEKNRYRFSFQPNLNKLLADRRASVSTASIDDVVRKEIQKVFGAGSGIERVYFPKKSNEVPDRPVLSLVVLAPENTAPEPATKNLITQMTTESGSSSRTFKSALIWVVPEDATTLLEEARKLLAWKDIDADAGELKLDETQQRQLAENTKRAERDLREAVWRAYKNVFLLADDNSLRKIDLGLVHSSAANSLVELILSRLKQEDIVVEGVSPNFLTRYWPPALPEWSTKSVRDAFYASPKFPRLLKPEAVKDTISRGLDAGTVAYVGKASDGSYEPFVYKRSLGSGDIEIADDVYLIVHERAEEYVAKKAAPQPPTDATQHVSGGAAPNPGTPSPTPTGASQGATPTPAGASEPPPGIESAGFQWTGEISPQKWMNFYTKVLSRFATAGGLKLTVTVDVEPPGGTTMSKIEETKVALRELGLPEGVNLKPRGGGRG; via the coding sequence ATGGCAATGAAGCCTTGGTACAAGATCGTCACCCCGCGCGAGGATCTCCGCGATGGTAAGCCGCTCGACGCGTCGGAGTTCGCGGTCCACCTCGACCACGTTCGCGATGGGCGCGCGCCGGCCGTGTACCAGAACCCGGCCGAGTTCTTCGAGCGCACGTTCCTCACGAAGAACCTCCGTGAGCTCTCCGCGCAGGTCGTGCGGCGCCTCTCCGGCGTGAAGGTTGAGACGTCGGCCATCTTCAACCTCTCCACGCAGTTCGGCGGCGGTAAGACCCACTCGCTGACCTTGCTCTTCCACCTCGCGCAGAACGGTGACGCGGCGAAGTCGTGGAAGGGCGTAAGCGGCATCCTTCAGGACGCGGGCGTGACCAGCGTGCCGAAGGCCGCGACGGCCATCTTCGTCGGCACCGAGTTCGACTCCATCAGCGGTCGTGGTGGCAACGACGGCACGCCGCTCCGCAAGACGCCGTGGGGCGAGATCGCCTTCCAGCTCGGCGGCGAGGAAGGATTCAAGCTCGTCGAGCAGCACGAGAAGGAGCTGACCGCTCCGGGCGGCGACGTCATCGAGCGCATGCTGCCCAAAGGCAAGCCGACCCTCATCCTGTTCGATGAGCTGATGAACTACGTGAGCCGCAGCCGCAAGATCGGGCTCGCCGCGCAGCTCTACGCGTTCCTGCACAACCTCTCCGAGGTCGCCCGCGCACGCGACAACGTTGTTCTGGCCGTGTCCATCCCGGCGTCCGAGCTGGAGATGACCGCCGAGGACCAGTCAGACTTCGAGCGCTTCAAGAAGCTCCTCGATCGACTCGGCAAGGCGGTCATCATGTCGGCCGAGGCCGAGACCTCGGAGATCATCCGCCGGCGTCTCTTCGAGTGGCAGGGGCTTCCGAAGGAGGCCATCGCGACGGTCGAGGAGTACGAGGCGTGGCTGCTCGCGAACAAGCAGCAGCTCCCGAGCTGGTTCCCGGTCGAGAACGCGCGCGAGGCGCTGAAGGCGTCGTATCCGTTCCACCCGTCGCTGCTCTCGGTGTTCGAGCGCAAGTGGCAGGGACTCCCGCGCTTCCAGCAGACGCGCGGTGTGCTGCGCCTCCTCGCTCTGTGGGTCTCGAAGGCCTACAGCGAGGGCTACAAAGGCGCGCACAAGGACCCGCTCATCTCGCTCGGAACGGCGCCACTCGAAGATCCGCTGTTCCGCGCGGCGCTCTTCGAGCAGCTCGGCGAGGCTCGCCTTGAGCCCGCCGTTACCACGGATATTGCGGGCAAGGACCACGCGCACGCGTTGCGGCTCGATACGGAGGCGACGCCCGAGCTGAAGAAGGCGCGCCTGCACCGCAAGGTCGCGACCACGATCCTCTTCGAGTCTAACGGCGGCCAGCAGCGGGGGGAGGCAACGCTACCTGAGGTGCGTCTCGCCGTAGCCGAGCCCGCGCTCGACATCGGCAGCGTCGAGCAGTGCCTCGAAGCGCTAACCGACAGTTGCTACTTCCTGGCGGCCGAGAAGAACCGCTACCGCTTCAGCTTTCAGCCGAACCTCAACAAGCTCCTCGCCGACCGTCGCGCGAGCGTCAGTACGGCGTCCATCGACGATGTCGTGCGCAAGGAGATCCAGAAGGTCTTCGGCGCGGGCAGCGGCATCGAGCGCGTCTACTTCCCGAAGAAGAGCAACGAGGTTCCCGACCGTCCGGTGCTCTCGCTCGTCGTGCTCGCACCGGAGAACACCGCGCCGGAGCCCGCGACAAAGAACCTCATCACGCAGATGACGACCGAGAGCGGCTCGTCCTCGCGAACCTTCAAGAGCGCGCTCATCTGGGTGGTGCCCGAGGACGCGACGACGCTGCTCGAAGAGGCACGCAAGCTCCTCGCATGGAAGGACATCGACGCTGACGCCGGCGAGCTGAAGCTCGACGAGACTCAGCAGCGCCAGCTCGCAGAGAACACAAAGCGCGCAGAGCGTGACCTCCGCGAAGCCGTGTGGAGGGCGTACAAGAACGTTTTCCTGCTTGCCGACGACAACTCGCTCCGCAAGATAGATCTCGGGCTTGTTCACTCTAGCGCTGCAAACTCCCTGGTCGAGTTGATCCTCTCGCGCCTCAAGCAGGAGGACATTGTCGTCGAGGGCGTGAGCCCGAACTTCCTCACCCGGTACTGGCCGCCCGCGCTACCCGAGTGGAGCACGAAGTCCGTGCGCGATGCGTTCTACGCGTCGCCCAAGTTCCCGAGGCTGCTGAAGCCGGAGGCCGTGAAGGACACTATCTCGCGCGGCCTCGACGCGGGCACTGTCGCGTACGTCGGCAAGGCGAGCGACGGGAGCTACGAGCCGTTCGTCTACAAGCGCTCCCTCGGCTCCGGCGACATCGAGATCGCCGACGACGTCTACCTGATCGTTCACGAGCGCGCCGAGGAGTACGTAGCGAAGAAGGCCGCGCCCCAACCGCCTACCGACGCCACACAGCACGTTTCGGGCGGGGCAGCGCCGAATCCCGGCACGCCGAGCCCGACGCCTACGGGCGCGTCCCAGGGCGCTACGCCGACGCCTGCTGGGGCCTCGGAGCCGCCGCCCGGAATCGAGAGCGCCGGCTTCCAGTGGACCGGCGAGATCTCGCCGCAGAAGTGGATGAACTTCTACACGAAGGTCCTCTCGCGCTTCGCCACGGCCGGAGGCCTGAAGCTCACCGTGACGGTCGACGTTGAGCCGCCCGGTGGCACCACGATGTCGAAGATCGAGGAGACGAAGGTGGCCCTGCGTGAGCTGGGGCTGCCTGAGGGTGTCAACCTGAAGCCCCGCGGCGGAGGCCGGGGATGA
- a CDS encoding DUF1156 domain-containing protein, whose amino-acid sequence MMAATETYPRRLIEVDLPIATVSEHARDGRSVHHGHITAIHIWWARKPLPSCRAAALAALLIDPLDPACPEAFKTSARDVLGQLYGTRVDGDDEGLRRGLLRLVSDFASWQRATDPAYRDAARTLASSAHASLFESGPSFLADPFCGGGSIPLEGLRLGAASYASDLNPVATLISKVTLEYVQRFGDKLFAAVGQWGARITQQAKQELQRFYPVVDGQMPVAYISFRRIQCEGPKCGADVVLTSKFHLSRRGERSIGLRLAGWDGPTPRFEIAEGNLRSFLGPTVRRGAATCLKCGYTIPVERVREQLSTRSGGAPSALLVAVALGGPSGERSFRAPTDEDRAALAAASNAVAELERTRSDDLPGEPLPPIGTLGFRVQRYGMVRWRDLFTPRQLLTLTTLARLVRESMPDDRTPNGLGVAVRSCLALAVDRLCDYQNTGCSWNPSGSALPHLFTRQALPIIWDYGEANPLASSSGSWTGAVEHVARGLRNAHVDTHGADVGMASASHHPLPTDCAHLLVTDPPYYDAIPYADLSDFFYVWLRRMLGADHPELFKTALVPREDEAIVNPIAGKDRDYYRRIMTAALAEARRVTRPDGIGVIIFAHKSTSGWEDLLAAMIAAGWIITASWPIDTENASRLHVRNSAVLGSSIHLVCRPREHRDGRLITDTVGDWRDILSALPKRITEWMPRLAREGIVGADAIFACIGPALELFSRYARVEKVSGAIVPLDEYLEQVWATVSREALAMIFNEAETAGLEEDARITAMWLWTLAGPGSSATSEGAEDEPIDDDGGGDDALAGFSLEYDAAQKIAQGLGARLEALDHIVEVKGETARLLAVAERTNHLFGGADAAPAPKRLSKKKQMTIFAELDHAAEEQGWSDVGAPKAGATTIDRVHQAMLLFASGRGEALKRFLVQEGVGQSPLFWKLVQSFSALYPSGSDEKRWVDGVLARKKGLGFG is encoded by the coding sequence ATGATGGCCGCGACCGAGACATATCCGCGCCGTCTCATCGAAGTCGATCTTCCGATCGCCACGGTGTCCGAGCACGCGCGGGATGGCCGCTCGGTGCATCACGGCCACATCACCGCGATCCACATCTGGTGGGCGCGGAAGCCGCTCCCTTCATGCCGCGCTGCTGCACTCGCAGCTTTGCTCATCGACCCGCTCGACCCCGCGTGCCCGGAGGCATTCAAGACGAGCGCGCGCGATGTACTCGGCCAGCTCTACGGAACGAGGGTAGACGGCGATGACGAAGGCTTGCGTCGCGGCCTCCTGCGGCTCGTCTCGGACTTCGCGTCCTGGCAGCGCGCGACCGACCCGGCGTACCGCGACGCCGCGCGCACATTGGCATCGTCGGCCCACGCCTCGCTCTTCGAGAGCGGGCCGTCGTTTCTCGCCGATCCGTTCTGCGGTGGTGGCTCGATACCGCTCGAGGGGCTCCGGCTCGGCGCCGCGTCGTACGCGTCGGACCTGAACCCGGTCGCGACGCTGATCAGCAAGGTCACGCTCGAGTACGTCCAGCGCTTCGGCGACAAGCTCTTCGCGGCGGTCGGGCAGTGGGGCGCGCGGATTACGCAGCAGGCGAAGCAGGAACTGCAGCGCTTCTATCCCGTCGTCGATGGCCAGATGCCCGTCGCCTACATCTCGTTCCGCCGCATCCAGTGCGAGGGGCCGAAGTGTGGGGCAGACGTGGTGCTCACGAGCAAGTTCCACCTCTCCCGTCGCGGCGAGCGCTCCATCGGATTGCGCCTCGCGGGCTGGGATGGTCCCACGCCTCGCTTCGAGATCGCCGAAGGCAACCTGCGCTCGTTCCTCGGGCCGACAGTTCGGCGCGGCGCTGCGACGTGCCTGAAGTGCGGCTACACGATCCCCGTCGAGCGTGTGCGCGAGCAGCTCTCCACTCGCTCGGGAGGCGCGCCCTCCGCGCTGCTCGTGGCCGTCGCACTTGGCGGTCCTTCGGGCGAGCGCTCGTTCCGTGCGCCGACGGACGAGGACCGCGCGGCGCTCGCGGCTGCGTCCAACGCCGTGGCCGAACTGGAGCGCACGCGCAGCGACGATCTCCCGGGCGAGCCCTTGCCGCCCATCGGCACGCTAGGCTTCCGCGTCCAGCGCTACGGCATGGTCCGTTGGCGTGACCTCTTCACGCCGCGCCAGCTCCTAACCCTCACGACGCTCGCGCGCCTCGTGCGCGAATCGATGCCCGACGACCGCACGCCGAACGGCCTCGGCGTTGCGGTGCGCTCGTGCCTGGCGCTCGCCGTCGATCGTCTCTGCGACTACCAGAATACAGGCTGTTCCTGGAACCCGAGCGGCTCGGCGCTCCCGCACCTCTTCACGCGGCAGGCGCTGCCGATCATCTGGGACTACGGTGAGGCGAACCCGCTTGCGTCGTCGTCGGGCTCGTGGACGGGCGCGGTCGAGCACGTCGCTCGCGGCCTGCGCAACGCGCACGTCGACACGCACGGCGCCGACGTCGGCATGGCCTCGGCGAGCCACCACCCGCTGCCGACCGACTGCGCGCACCTGCTGGTCACCGATCCGCCCTACTACGACGCCATTCCCTACGCGGACCTCTCCGACTTCTTCTATGTCTGGCTGCGCCGCATGCTTGGCGCTGATCACCCGGAGCTGTTCAAGACGGCGCTGGTGCCTCGCGAGGACGAGGCCATCGTCAACCCAATTGCCGGCAAGGACCGCGACTACTATCGGCGTATCATGACCGCCGCGCTCGCTGAGGCGCGACGCGTGACGCGGCCCGACGGCATCGGCGTCATCATCTTCGCGCACAAGTCGACGAGCGGCTGGGAGGACCTTCTCGCCGCGATGATCGCCGCGGGCTGGATCATCACGGCCTCGTGGCCCATTGACACCGAGAACGCCTCGCGGCTGCACGTGCGTAACTCGGCGGTGCTTGGCTCGTCGATCCACCTCGTGTGTCGCCCGCGCGAGCACCGCGACGGCCGCCTCATCACGGACACCGTCGGCGACTGGCGCGACATCCTCTCGGCCCTCCCGAAACGCATCACCGAGTGGATGCCTCGACTCGCGCGCGAGGGCATCGTCGGTGCCGACGCCATCTTCGCGTGCATCGGCCCGGCGCTGGAGCTGTTCTCTCGCTACGCCCGCGTTGAGAAGGTCTCCGGCGCCATTGTTCCGCTCGACGAGTACCTTGAGCAGGTCTGGGCGACGGTCTCACGCGAAGCCCTCGCGATGATCTTCAACGAAGCCGAGACCGCCGGTCTCGAAGAGGACGCGCGCATCACGGCGATGTGGCTGTGGACCCTGGCCGGGCCGGGCTCGTCGGCCACCTCAGAGGGGGCTGAGGACGAACCGATTGACGATGACGGGGGAGGCGACGACGCGCTGGCAGGCTTTAGCCTCGAGTACGACGCCGCCCAGAAGATCGCGCAGGGGCTGGGCGCGCGCCTCGAAGCGCTCGATCACATCGTTGAGGTGAAGGGCGAGACCGCACGCCTGCTCGCTGTAGCCGAGCGCACGAACCACCTCTTCGGCGGTGCCGACGCGGCGCCTGCCCCCAAGCGTTTGAGCAAGAAGAAGCAGATGACGATCTTCGCAGAGCTGGACCACGCCGCCGAGGAGCAGGGCTGGAGTGACGTCGGCGCTCCCAAAGCGGGCGCGACGACCATCGACCGCGTTCACCAAGCCATGCTCCTCTTCGCCTCCGGGCGCGGTGAAGCTCTCAAGCGCTTCTTGGTGCAGGAGGGTGTCGGGCAGAGCCCGCTCTTCTGGAAGCTCGTGCAGTCGTTCTCGGCCCTCTACCCCAGTGGCTCCGACGAGAAGCGCTGGGTTGATGGTGTCCTCGCACGCAAGAAGGGACTTGGGTTCGGATGA
- a CDS encoding DUF2381 family protein, which translates to MVPASSSIPPGKSKRIVVELDAVKSEARETYTLKLWAG; encoded by the coding sequence GTGGTTCCAGCGTCTTCATCGATCCCGCCGGGGAAGTCGAAACGCATCGTGGTGGAGCTGGACGCGGTGAAGAGCGAGGCCCGGGAAACCTACACCCTCAAGCTGTGGGCCGGATAA